One bacterium genomic window carries:
- a CDS encoding secondary thiamine-phosphate synthase enzyme YjbQ → MKSLTEYLWFNTPHRRDYLNITDQVEALVAKSGVQEGLVLVAAQHITASVFINDNESGLLQDFDAWLEGLAPHAPTSKYRHNRTGEDNADAHLKRQVMGREVVVPITNGKLDFGPWEQIFYGEFDGRRKKRVVVKIIGE, encoded by the coding sequence ATGAAATCCCTCACCGAATACCTCTGGTTCAACACCCCGCATCGCCGGGACTACCTCAACATCACCGACCAAGTCGAAGCGCTGGTGGCCAAAAGCGGCGTACAAGAAGGGTTGGTGCTGGTCGCGGCGCAGCACATCACCGCCTCGGTGTTCATCAACGACAACGAATCCGGCCTGCTGCAGGATTTCGATGCCTGGCTGGAAGGCCTGGCGCCGCACGCACCGACTTCGAAATACCGCCACAACCGCACCGGCGAAGACAATGCCGACGCCCATCTCAAACGTCAGGTGATGGGCCGCGAAGTGGTGGTGCCCATCACCAACGGCAAACTCGATTTCGGGCCGTGGGAACAGATTTTCTACGGGGAATTCGACGGCCGCCGCAAGAAGCGGGTGGTGGTGAAGATTATTGGGGAGTAA
- a CDS encoding type II toxin-antitoxin system Phd/YefM family antitoxin, with translation MEISSDDIRPVTDLKNKSTQLLRQVQRTRRPIVLTKDGKPAAVLLNVKAFGEQLASKRLARLLREAEKELAAGKGRDIDDFFSEFAKSHQL, from the coding sequence ATGGAAATTTCTTCAGATGATATTCGACCTGTAACAGATCTCAAGAATAAGTCAACCCAGCTTTTGCGGCAGGTCCAGCGAACACGCCGGCCGATTGTGTTGACCAAGGACGGAAAGCCCGCTGCCGTGTTGTTGAATGTGAAGGCCTTTGGAGAACAACTGGCCTCGAAGCGACTGGCGCGTCTGCTCAGAGAGGCTGAGAAAGAACTTGCCGCAGGAAAAGGGCGGGACATCGATGACTTCTTCAGCGAGTTTGCCAAGTCGCATCAACTATGA
- a CDS encoding type II toxin-antitoxin system RelE/ParE family toxin produces the protein MPAAERDFARIFAYIAEDNPQAAARFFGKLRQKVQSLRWSPQRCARIPEKIEGRHEYRHLLVKRYRIIFCIIADTVWVMRIIHGAQLLDAESLLFELK, from the coding sequence TTGCCGGCGGCCGAACGGGATTTCGCAAGGATTTTCGCCTATATTGCCGAAGACAATCCCCAGGCTGCAGCAAGGTTTTTCGGCAAACTCCGACAGAAGGTGCAAAGCCTCAGGTGGTCACCCCAGCGCTGCGCCAGAATTCCGGAGAAAATCGAAGGCAGGCATGAATACCGTCACCTGCTGGTGAAGCGATACCGCATCATCTTTTGCATTATCGCGGACACGGTCTGGGTGATGCGGATCATTCATGGCGCCCAACTCCTGGATGCGGAGAGTCTTTTGTTTGAGCTCAAATGA